From Priestia aryabhattai, one genomic window encodes:
- a CDS encoding sporulation protein gives MALFNKALARIGIGAARVDAKLVNDEFRAGEKIEGIVEVYGGNVEQKIDSIYLRLFTTYVKERDDKKYKQDIELNTFKINDPFTIQPSETKSIPFTFQLPDDTPVTLGRTRVWVATSLDIKDAVDPSDIDHVKVLPNLMVTSTIEAMEQLGFRLRQVECEEAPRRMRKRLPFVQEFEFVPSGGVYAGKVDEIEIIVQPSGLHDYDLFIEVDRRARGFGGFLSEMLDADESLVHVHVSEKEIPQLKNILTNIISRYS, from the coding sequence ATGGCGCTATTTAATAAAGCGTTAGCCCGCATTGGAATTGGTGCAGCGCGAGTGGACGCTAAGCTTGTCAATGATGAATTTCGTGCTGGTGAAAAGATTGAAGGGATTGTTGAAGTGTATGGAGGCAATGTTGAACAGAAAATTGACAGCATCTATCTGCGTCTATTCACAACCTATGTAAAAGAAAGAGACGATAAAAAATACAAGCAGGATATTGAGCTTAATACGTTTAAGATTAACGACCCGTTCACGATTCAACCATCTGAAACGAAGTCTATTCCTTTTACATTTCAGCTGCCTGATGATACGCCTGTTACATTAGGGAGAACCCGGGTTTGGGTGGCGACGAGCCTTGATATTAAAGATGCGGTTGATCCGTCGGATATTGATCATGTAAAAGTGCTTCCTAACCTTATGGTAACAAGCACAATTGAAGCCATGGAACAGCTTGGCTTTCGCTTGCGCCAAGTCGAGTGCGAAGAAGCTCCTCGCAGGATGAGAAAAAGACTTCCTTTTGTTCAAGAATTTGAATTTGTTCCAAGCGGTGGAGTGTATGCTGGGAAAGTGGACGAAATTGAAATCATCGTGCAGCCGAGCGGCTTACATGACTACGATTTATTTATAGAAGTGGATCGACGTGCCAGAGGATTTGGCGGTTTTCTATCTGAAATGCTGGATGCAGATGAGTCGCTCGTTCATGTTCATGTTTCTGAAAAAGAAATTCCTCAGTTAAAAAATATATTAACTAATATTATTTCACGCTATAGCTAA
- a CDS encoding phosphatase PAP2 family protein: MVNRTTKYSLFIVSLLAFFLLILFTFNTPWVKQLDFNVLHTIEGWRTDTLTSIIIFITTVGSWYVTAPIWFAVMVFLLYKRKGLLALYMTLVFWGVRALNWGLKEIFARPRPDWSQVVPASHYSFPSGHAMNSMAFYSGLLLLIWMYTRSRAIKTAATCVIAILILLIGFSRLYLGVHFLTDILAGYCLGLAWSLGIYLLSKRIYKKK; this comes from the coding sequence ATGGTAAATCGCACTACAAAATATTCTCTATTTATTGTATCTCTCTTGGCTTTCTTTTTACTCATATTATTTACGTTTAATACACCTTGGGTGAAACAGCTTGACTTTAATGTACTTCATACTATTGAAGGATGGAGGACAGACACGTTAACATCCATCATCATATTTATAACAACGGTAGGATCTTGGTATGTAACTGCGCCAATATGGTTTGCGGTTATGGTCTTTCTTCTCTATAAACGAAAAGGATTGCTCGCTTTATATATGACGCTCGTTTTCTGGGGAGTTCGCGCGTTAAATTGGGGATTAAAGGAGATTTTTGCAAGACCAAGACCTGACTGGAGTCAAGTCGTTCCCGCATCTCACTACAGTTTTCCGAGCGGACATGCCATGAACTCAATGGCGTTTTACAGCGGATTACTTTTGTTAATATGGATGTATACAAGAAGCAGGGCGATTAAAACGGCAGCTACATGCGTAATTGCCATTCTTATTTTATTAATTGGCTTTAGCCGTTTGTATTTAGGCGTACACTTCTTAACTGATATACTAGCAGGATATTGTTTAGGACTTGCTTGGTCGTTAGGGATCTATCTTCTTTCTAAGCGCATATATAAGAAAAAATAG
- the deoD gene encoding purine-nucleoside phosphorylase: MSVHIGAKQGDIAETILLPGDPLRAKYIAETFLEDVTCYNEVRGMLGFTGTYKGKRVSVQGTGMGVPSIAIYVNELMNEYGVQNLIRVGTCGAIQKDVKVRDVILAMSSSSDSQMNRVKFGPIDYAPTANFDLLKRAYDAGVEKGLQLKVGSVFTSDQFYNEDGQLEKLAAHGVLAVEMETTALYTLAAKYGRNALSVLTVSDHIFTGEETTSEERQTTFNDMIVVALEAAINE; this comes from the coding sequence ATGAGCGTACATATTGGGGCAAAACAAGGTGATATTGCAGAAACGATTTTACTTCCAGGTGATCCACTTCGCGCAAAATACATTGCAGAAACGTTTTTAGAAGATGTAACTTGCTATAACGAAGTGCGCGGTATGCTTGGATTCACAGGAACATATAAAGGAAAGCGCGTTTCTGTTCAAGGAACAGGAATGGGTGTACCATCAATTGCTATTTATGTAAATGAACTAATGAATGAATATGGTGTTCAAAACCTAATTCGCGTTGGCACATGCGGGGCAATTCAAAAAGATGTAAAAGTACGTGACGTTATTTTAGCCATGTCTTCGTCAAGTGATTCACAAATGAACCGCGTTAAATTTGGTCCTATTGACTATGCACCGACAGCTAACTTTGACTTATTAAAGCGCGCTTATGATGCAGGTGTTGAAAAAGGCCTTCAGTTAAAAGTAGGAAGTGTATTTACATCTGATCAATTTTACAATGAAGACGGCCAGCTAGAAAAATTGGCAGCTCACGGCGTATTGGCAGTTGAAATGGAAACAACGGCTCTATATACGCTAGCCGCTAAATACGGCCGTAATGCTTTATCGGTTTTAACAGTAAGTGATCACATTTTCACTGGTGAAGAAACAACGTCAGAAGAGCGTCAAACGACCTTTAACGATATGATTGTTGTTGCGCTTGAAGCAGCAATTAATGAATGA
- a CDS encoding SulP family inorganic anion transporter, producing the protein MMASIKQQWFSNVRADILSGMTVALALIPEALAFSIIAGVDPMVGLYASFCMAIVIAFTGGRPAMISAATGAMSLLMINLVKDHGIEYLFAATVLTGIIQILFGVLKVGKFLSFLPQTVMIGFVNALGILIFSAQLPHFEGANWMMYAMVAGTLLIVYLFPLMTKAIPSPLVAIVLMTIVAIVFHLDLKTVGDMGNITRSLPILHFPKVDLSVETLLIILPYSLPLAIVGLLESMLTATVLDEITDTPSNKNKEARGQGIANIVTGFFGGMAGCAMIGQSMINVKSGGRGRLSTLVAGVFLLFLIMVLGDVVKQIPMAALVGVMFMVAAGTFDWQSLKDLTKYPLSDAIVMIVTVVIVLFTHNLALGVMVGIVLSAIVFGWKMAKIKTTSQIEGNMKQYRVSGQLFFATISFFMDEFQYETDPDTIIIDFSHSHIWDQSAVIGISKIMDKYERLNKKVIVKGLNEDSKKIVRQLGLTSLTHK; encoded by the coding sequence ATGATGGCAAGTATTAAACAGCAGTGGTTTTCAAACGTTCGAGCAGATATTTTGTCTGGGATGACAGTTGCTCTTGCGCTTATTCCAGAAGCTCTTGCTTTTTCCATTATCGCCGGTGTCGATCCTATGGTTGGCTTGTATGCATCTTTTTGTATGGCAATTGTGATTGCTTTTACAGGCGGAAGACCAGCTATGATTTCAGCTGCAACAGGAGCGATGTCTTTATTGATGATTAACTTAGTGAAAGACCATGGCATTGAGTATTTATTTGCAGCTACTGTTTTAACCGGAATCATTCAAATTTTATTTGGTGTTCTGAAAGTAGGGAAATTTTTATCGTTTCTTCCTCAAACAGTTATGATTGGATTTGTAAATGCGCTAGGTATTTTAATTTTTTCAGCACAGCTTCCGCATTTTGAAGGAGCAAATTGGATGATGTACGCGATGGTAGCCGGAACACTGCTCATCGTCTATTTGTTTCCGCTCATGACCAAAGCAATACCATCTCCGCTTGTTGCTATTGTCTTGATGACGATTGTAGCGATTGTCTTTCATTTAGATTTAAAAACGGTAGGAGATATGGGGAATATTACGCGTTCACTGCCGATTCTTCACTTTCCAAAGGTTGATTTATCAGTGGAGACACTGCTTATCATTTTACCTTATTCGCTTCCTTTAGCGATTGTAGGCCTGCTTGAATCTATGCTAACGGCAACGGTACTGGACGAAATTACAGATACGCCTTCGAATAAAAATAAAGAAGCGCGCGGTCAAGGCATCGCTAATATTGTAACAGGCTTCTTTGGAGGAATGGCTGGCTGTGCCATGATTGGACAATCTATGATTAATGTAAAATCAGGGGGACGAGGAAGGTTATCTACCTTAGTCGCCGGAGTCTTTTTATTGTTCTTAATTATGGTGCTTGGCGATGTTGTTAAACAAATTCCAATGGCTGCTCTTGTAGGCGTTATGTTTATGGTAGCTGCCGGTACATTTGATTGGCAGTCCCTTAAAGACTTAACGAAATATCCGCTATCGGATGCCATTGTAATGATTGTTACGGTGGTTATCGTATTGTTTACACATAACTTAGCACTAGGAGTAATGGTAGGTATTGTTTTAAGTGCCATTGTATTTGGCTGGAAGATGGCTAAAATCAAAACAACTTCACAAATAGAAGGCAATATGAAACAATACAGGGTTTCAGGGCAATTATTTTTTGCCACCATCAGTTTCTTCATGGATGAATTTCAGTATGAAACAGACCCAGATACCATCATTATTGATTTTAGTCATTCTCATATATGGGATCAATCGGCTGTGATTGGCATCTCAAAAATTATGGATAAGTACGAGCGATTGAATAAAAAGGTTATTGTAAAAGGGCTCAATGAAGACAGTAAAAAAATCGTAAGGCAACTCGGTTTAACGTCGCTGACCCATAAATAA
- a CDS encoding serine/threonine protein kinase — protein MKKRMFKHLHRWLVDRPFKKGKVICERYEIINVLGMGSYGITYVANDIVQQKEVVVKQLRKTKQRTPQGLKSYHYEAKLLSQLNHPQIPSLYEVIETDEGCFLVMELIQGKTFEDLIFEEKCVYTEEKALGILLDILEVVSVIHEQGIVHRDLRIPNIIDVKGTIYVIDFGLARLLGDHEETSSLIEEQQFMRQTSVASDIYALGHFLLFLLYSGYEPTEKQERSWEQELSLSTPIKTIIQKMLRADESYESIKSLQKDIYDYINSKNSGRGKYGAI, from the coding sequence ATGAAAAAACGAATGTTCAAACACCTTCATCGCTGGCTAGTTGACCGTCCTTTTAAAAAAGGAAAAGTCATTTGTGAGCGCTATGAAATCATAAATGTACTGGGAATGGGAAGCTATGGTATAACATATGTTGCTAACGACATTGTGCAACAAAAAGAGGTAGTAGTAAAACAGCTCCGTAAAACGAAGCAGCGCACGCCTCAGGGGTTGAAGTCTTATCATTATGAAGCGAAATTGCTGTCTCAATTAAATCACCCTCAAATTCCTTCGCTGTATGAAGTTATCGAAACAGATGAAGGATGTTTCCTAGTGATGGAGTTGATTCAAGGAAAAACGTTTGAAGATTTAATTTTTGAAGAAAAGTGCGTATATACGGAAGAAAAAGCGCTTGGAATTTTACTTGATATCCTAGAAGTAGTTTCCGTTATTCATGAGCAAGGAATTGTTCACCGTGATCTTCGTATTCCAAACATTATTGATGTTAAAGGAACCATCTATGTTATTGACTTTGGTCTTGCTAGATTGTTAGGGGATCATGAAGAAACAAGCAGCCTTATAGAAGAACAGCAGTTTATGAGACAAACATCTGTTGCAAGCGATATCTATGCACTTGGTCATTTTCTTTTATTTTTATTATACTCTGGTTATGAGCCGACGGAGAAACAAGAAAGAAGCTGGGAACAAGAGCTAAGTTTGTCGACACCTATTAAGACCATCATTCAAAAAATGCTGAGAGCCGATGAATCGTATGAAAGTATTAAAAGTTTACAAAAAGATATTTATGACTATATAAATAGTAAGAACTCGGGGAGGGGAAAATATGGCGCTATTTAA